The Candidatus Nanosynbacter lyticus genome window below encodes:
- the tsf gene encoding translation elongation factor Ts — MGVSVDDIKKLRELTGVGLTDAKKALVETDGDFDKALEAMRKKGLTKAEKKGDREAREGLIESYVHSGRIGVVVEVNCETDFVARLDDFKTLAHEIAMQIAAMSPKYVSEADIPAEEMERVRTELMASEALASKPEEMREKIVDGQLKKHFIEQVLLSQTYILDDSKTVEQHVKEAIAKLGENIVVRQFRRIELGVSE; from the coding sequence ATGGGAGTTTCAGTTGACGACATTAAAAAACTGCGCGAATTGACTGGCGTGGGCTTGACTGATGCAAAGAAGGCGCTGGTCGAGACTGATGGCGATTTTGACAAGGCGCTGGAGGCGATGCGTAAAAAAGGCCTAACCAAGGCCGAGAAAAAGGGCGACCGCGAGGCGCGTGAAGGCCTGATTGAGAGCTATGTGCACTCGGGCCGAATTGGCGTGGTGGTTGAGGTGAACTGTGAAACCGACTTTGTGGCGCGGCTGGATGATTTTAAGACGTTGGCGCACGAAATTGCTATGCAAATTGCAGCTATGAGTCCGAAGTATGTTTCTGAGGCGGATATTCCGGCTGAGGAAATGGAGCGGGTTAGGACAGAGCTAATGGCTAGCGAGGCGCTAGCAAGCAAGCCTGAAGAAATGCGCGAAAAAATTGTCGATGGTCAGTTAAAGAAGCATTTTATTGAGCAAGTGTTGCTGAGCCAGACGTATATCTTGGATGACTCTAAGACAGTTGAGCAGCACGTCAAGGAGGCGATCGCTAAACTGGGCGAGAACATCGTGGTGCGCCAGTTCAGGCGAATTGAGCTGGGCGTGAGCGAGTAG
- a CDS encoding DUF5663 domain-containing protein: protein MNNDNTPQVNLDEALITVGRLREMGINLPEQQLQELAVHVQDTINERIGEEAVESLTGEQLEELITMQDNGAPGDQISEWLRTRVPDYEQIVEDNTMIVLGEVADDIDAIQQPKPEAERE from the coding sequence ATGAATAACGACAATACACCACAGGTTAATCTTGATGAAGCGTTGATTACGGTCGGTCGGCTACGAGAGATGGGTATTAATCTGCCAGAACAGCAATTGCAAGAGTTGGCTGTTCACGTGCAAGATACGATTAATGAGCGGATTGGCGAGGAGGCTGTAGAGTCTCTAACAGGTGAACAGCTGGAAGAATTAATCACAATGCAGGATAATGGTGCACCGGGCGATCAGATTAGTGAGTGGTTGCGTACACGAGTACCGGATTACGAGCAAATAGTTGAAGATAATACTATGATTGTACTTGGCGAAGTCGCCGATGACATTGATGCAATTCAACAACCAAAACCTGAAGCCGAGCGAGAGTGA
- the recF gene encoding DNA replication/repair protein RecF (All proteins in this family for which functions are known are DNA-binding proteins that assist the filamentation of RecA onto DNA for the initiation of recombination or recombinational repair.), producing the protein MITHIKLYHFRSYGLYETTLAPGGTVIVGPNGTGKTNLLEAIYVALRGSSFRGSLADCMQHDQTQTIIHLETDNASRRLQLLRTADGTINKEFTINDSRSKLLPRKHRLPVVLFEPSELRLISSSPSRRRDFLDGILSRLDAQYEATLRAFHRTLLQRNELLKHPRETTQNWRDHLFAWDIKFVQLATHIAQARATFLAKHEAALSSLYAALAGHETAFAATYQASTSLDRYEQALLDRLQRARDYEIATGHTSAGPHREDFTIFLHSQPAIKVASRGEMRTIMLAFKLLELELQTKISQSRPLILLDDVFSELDATREKLLQETIQHHQFIVTTTDARHQRDDCLIVSTR; encoded by the coding sequence GTGATAACACACATTAAGCTATATCATTTTCGCTCCTATGGCCTCTATGAGACGACACTGGCGCCAGGTGGCACCGTCATCGTTGGACCAAACGGCACCGGCAAGACAAACTTGCTCGAAGCGATATACGTCGCCCTCCGCGGCAGCAGCTTTCGTGGCAGCCTTGCTGATTGCATGCAGCACGACCAAACGCAAACCATCATCCACCTCGAAACCGACAATGCCTCTCGGCGCCTCCAGCTGCTCCGCACAGCCGACGGCACGATAAATAAAGAGTTCACGATTAACGATAGTCGCAGCAAGCTCCTCCCCCGCAAACATCGCCTGCCGGTCGTTCTGTTTGAACCGAGCGAGCTACGACTCATCTCTTCCTCGCCATCGCGGCGGCGGGATTTTCTGGACGGTATATTATCTCGGCTGGATGCTCAATACGAAGCCACGCTCCGTGCCTTTCATCGAACCTTGCTGCAGCGCAATGAACTACTCAAACACCCCCGCGAGACGACCCAAAACTGGCGTGATCATCTCTTTGCCTGGGATATTAAGTTCGTCCAGTTAGCGACCCACATTGCCCAAGCCCGTGCCACATTCCTAGCTAAACACGAGGCGGCGCTGAGTAGTTTATATGCAGCGCTGGCGGGACACGAAACAGCTTTTGCAGCCACCTATCAAGCCAGTACATCGCTTGATCGATACGAACAAGCACTTCTCGACCGCCTACAGCGTGCTCGCGACTATGAGATCGCTACAGGCCATACTTCGGCCGGCCCACACCGCGAGGATTTTACGATTTTCCTCCACAGCCAGCCGGCCATCAAAGTCGCCTCGCGCGGCGAAATGCGCACCATTATGCTGGCTTTCAAGCTGCTCGAGCTGGAACTGCAAACGAAAATCAGTCAATCACGGCCGCTCATCCTCCTGGATGATGTGTTTTCTGAACTAGATGCCACTCGCGAAAAGCTCCTCCAAGAGACCATCCAACATCATCAATTCATCGTCACCACCACTGACGCCCGCCACCAGAGGGATGATTGTTTGATAGTCTCAACGCGCTAA
- the frr gene encoding ribosome recycling factor codes for MFDTQPYEDKMAQAFSHFQDELKKVRTGRAHAGMLDGVMVEAYGARMPLNQVANVTAPEAQMLLVTPFDPSNITAISAAIRDNQSLGFNPSDDGRVVRVPVPALTEERRKQLVKQVSEKVEEARIAMRTIRQDALKDAKRMKDAKELGEDDYKRVEKEIDALMSKVQVQIDEAFKAKEKDVLTV; via the coding sequence ATGTTTGACACACAACCATATGAGGATAAAATGGCGCAGGCGTTTAGTCATTTTCAGGATGAGCTGAAAAAGGTACGGACAGGCCGGGCGCATGCTGGGATGCTGGATGGCGTGATGGTGGAGGCGTACGGGGCGCGGATGCCGCTCAATCAGGTGGCAAATGTGACAGCACCGGAGGCGCAGATGCTACTGGTGACGCCGTTTGATCCGAGTAATATTACGGCAATTTCGGCAGCGATTCGCGACAACCAGAGTTTGGGCTTTAATCCGTCTGATGACGGCCGGGTGGTGCGCGTGCCGGTGCCAGCGCTGACCGAGGAGCGCCGCAAGCAATTAGTCAAGCAAGTTAGCGAAAAGGTCGAAGAAGCGCGGATCGCTATGCGGACGATTCGCCAGGACGCGCTGAAGGATGCCAAGCGGATGAAGGATGCCAAAGAGCTCGGCGAGGATGATTATAAGCGAGTTGAGAAAGAGATTGACGCGCTGATGAGTAAGGTGCAGGTGCAAATTGACGAGGCGTTTAAAGCTAAAGAAAAGGATGTGTTAACGGTTTGA
- the uppS gene encoding polyprenyl diphosphate synthase codes for MSEKTELPRHVGFIVDGNRRWAKQHGLPAYEGHLAGYNSLKDVLLETLRRGVKYASAYVFSTENWKRSEEEVGHLMGLLLKVLESDVPIFLEHNVRMRVIGSREGLSETLRKAIERAEERTRNLTGGELLLCLNYGGHLEIADAVKKIVQSGVTAEDVTPELIAQNLYAPEVPPCDLIVRTSGEQRLSNFMLWRAAYSELMFIEKNWPDMTIKDVEFILEEYKKRNRRFGG; via the coding sequence ATGAGTGAAAAAACAGAATTGCCGAGGCACGTTGGTTTTATCGTTGACGGTAATCGTCGCTGGGCGAAGCAGCACGGGCTGCCGGCTTATGAGGGGCACTTGGCGGGATACAACAGCCTGAAGGATGTGCTACTGGAGACGTTGCGCCGTGGCGTCAAGTATGCGAGTGCGTATGTGTTCAGTACAGAAAATTGGAAGCGCTCCGAGGAGGAGGTCGGGCATTTGATGGGTCTGCTGCTCAAGGTGCTGGAGTCAGACGTGCCAATATTTTTGGAGCATAATGTGCGGATGCGGGTGATTGGCTCACGCGAGGGGCTGTCAGAGACCTTACGAAAAGCGATTGAGCGCGCCGAGGAGCGAACGCGGAATTTGACGGGCGGCGAGCTGCTTTTGTGTCTTAACTACGGCGGACATTTAGAAATTGCCGACGCAGTTAAAAAAATTGTTCAGTCGGGCGTGACAGCCGAAGACGTGACGCCAGAACTGATCGCTCAGAACTTGTATGCACCGGAAGTGCCGCCATGTGACCTCATCGTGCGAACAAGCGGCGAACAGCGATTGAGTAATTTCATGCTGTGGCGGGCGGCATACAGTGAGCTAATGTTCATCGAGAAAAACTGGCCGGACATGACGATAAAAGATGTGGAGTTCATTCTGGAGGAGTACAAAAAACGTAATCGGCGCTTTGGAGGGTAA
- a CDS encoding M50 family metallopeptidase: protein MVFIGILVGLIILVLLVVVHELGHAIVARRNGVVVEEFGIGFPPAAKKWRPKTSFLGKNVVFSLNWLPLGGFVKLKGEYDSAEGAGTYGGATFWVKTKILLAGVMMNWLTAALLFMILALVGMPKILPQQAVLPFDSRVERSALTVARVTPGSPAEKVGLQRGDEVRKIGDRSVTTPAELLAATKAQAGREVTIELVRSGQMFTKQVKLQTAEQAKNGGYLGVGPQQTETIHSTWSAPIAAVVTTGQLTYETVAGVGSILIKTINGTIGQLVGSPESRQAAKADLAAVGESVAGPVGILGVLFPSVLSSGLTQILLLAAIISLTLAVMNVLPIPALDGGRWFTMAGFKLFKKKLTKEREETIQGIGFLVLMALTVLVTWSDIAKVLRG, encoded by the coding sequence ATGGTGTTCATTGGAATTTTGGTTGGGCTGATCATACTGGTTTTGCTGGTGGTGGTGCACGAATTGGGTCACGCGATCGTGGCGCGGCGTAACGGTGTGGTGGTTGAAGAATTTGGTATCGGCTTTCCGCCAGCTGCAAAAAAATGGCGGCCTAAAACGAGCTTTCTCGGCAAGAATGTGGTGTTTAGTCTAAACTGGCTGCCGCTCGGCGGGTTCGTCAAACTGAAGGGCGAATACGATTCTGCCGAAGGCGCGGGAACGTATGGCGGCGCTACTTTTTGGGTAAAGACCAAGATTTTGCTAGCCGGCGTGATGATGAATTGGCTGACGGCTGCCCTGTTATTCATGATATTGGCGCTGGTGGGGATGCCAAAAATTTTACCACAGCAAGCGGTGCTGCCGTTTGATTCACGGGTGGAGCGTTCAGCGCTGACGGTGGCGCGAGTGACGCCAGGTTCGCCAGCGGAGAAAGTTGGCCTTCAGCGTGGCGATGAGGTGCGAAAGATCGGCGATCGCAGCGTGACAACACCGGCGGAGCTGTTGGCAGCCACGAAGGCGCAGGCTGGTCGTGAGGTGACGATTGAGCTGGTGCGCAGCGGTCAGATGTTCACCAAGCAGGTCAAATTGCAAACTGCTGAGCAAGCAAAGAATGGCGGCTATCTCGGCGTCGGCCCGCAACAGACGGAAACGATTCACAGTACCTGGTCGGCGCCAATCGCAGCAGTGGTGACTACGGGGCAATTGACGTATGAGACGGTGGCGGGCGTTGGCTCGATCCTCATAAAAACGATCAACGGGACGATCGGGCAATTAGTTGGCTCACCAGAATCTCGCCAGGCGGCCAAGGCTGATCTGGCGGCGGTTGGTGAAAGTGTGGCCGGTCCGGTTGGCATCCTGGGTGTGCTGTTTCCGTCAGTGCTGAGTTCTGGCTTGACGCAAATTTTACTACTGGCGGCGATCATCTCGTTGACGCTAGCGGTGATGAATGTACTGCCAATTCCGGCACTGGACGGCGGGCGGTGGTTTACGATGGCAGGCTTTAAATTATTTAAGAAAAAATTGACCAAAGAGCGTGAGGAAACGATTCAGGGCATCGGCTTTCTGGTGCTAATGGCACTGACGGTTTTAGTGACATGGAGTGATATTGCGAAAGTATTAAGGGGATAA
- a CDS encoding CPBP family intramembrane glutamic endopeptidase, producing the protein MRKRARSEKTQSTKGRLNKHNWWLLIVLPVWTYAAFWMAQLVVLGLVWVLSRVGVPLGSVNEVLLNATGSVVVYVLAVILVVSLPFYVRRRRTTLKEMGVTDWPSWWDVVITPAAFIVYTICSAVFLTVVTKLIAIDIHQPQALPFSQSMLGTQWQYIAAFMTIAVLAPVAEELLFRGYLYGKLRRTAPVWMAVLITSLTFGAAHLWGGSGSLQWAVAADTFVLSIVMSLAREYTGAIWVPVLMHIAKNSIAFYALYVNPNLLEQLKSALLPFIGGM; encoded by the coding sequence ATGAGAAAACGGGCGAGAAGTGAAAAAACCCAGTCGACAAAGGGGCGGTTGAATAAACATAATTGGTGGTTACTCATCGTGCTGCCAGTGTGGACGTATGCGGCGTTCTGGATGGCGCAGCTGGTCGTGCTTGGTCTGGTGTGGGTGCTTAGCCGTGTTGGTGTGCCGCTTGGTTCGGTGAATGAGGTGCTGCTAAACGCGACGGGCTCGGTCGTTGTGTACGTACTAGCGGTGATCTTGGTGGTGAGTCTGCCGTTTTATGTCCGTCGCCGCCGAACGACGCTGAAAGAAATGGGGGTGACCGATTGGCCGTCGTGGTGGGACGTGGTGATTACACCGGCAGCCTTTATTGTATACACGATTTGTTCAGCGGTGTTTTTAACAGTGGTGACTAAACTGATAGCAATTGATATTCATCAGCCGCAGGCACTGCCATTCTCGCAGTCGATGCTTGGTACTCAGTGGCAATATATCGCGGCATTTATGACGATAGCAGTGTTGGCGCCAGTGGCGGAGGAGCTACTATTTCGCGGTTATTTGTATGGTAAATTACGGCGGACGGCACCAGTTTGGATGGCGGTTTTGATCACCAGCCTGACGTTTGGGGCGGCGCATTTGTGGGGAGGTAGCGGGTCACTACAGTGGGCGGTCGCGGCAGACACCTTTGTGCTGAGTATCGTGATGAGCCTAGCGCGGGAGTATACCGGCGCGATCTGGGTGCCAGTTTTGATGCATATCGCGAAAAACAGCATTGCCTTTTATGCGCTGTACGTTAATCCAAACCTTTTAGAGCAACTAAAGTCGGCGCTGCTGCCGTTCATCGGAGGAATGTAA
- a CDS encoding aminoacyl--tRNA ligase-related protein — protein MSQLFTKTAKTAPADEVSKNAQLLIRAGFVYKVMAGVYAYTPLGLRVLENLKQIVREEMNAIGGQELIMTNLQRRETWEATGRWSDEVVDVWFKTRLQDDTELGLAWSHEEAIMEMMQQYVKSYKDLPVSVYQFQTKLRNELRSKSGIMRGREFVMKDMYSLHATQEDMDQYYERVIEAYKRCYARFGIGDSTFVTFAGGGAFTKFSHEFQTICEAGEDTLYVNADQTVAVNEEVLDDATKELGVSREDLRPVVSAEVGNIFKFGTEKAEQMGIMYTGEDGKQYPIYLASYGIGITRVMGVIAEKMSDDKGLVWPENVAPFKVHVVAIGDKGQELASTLYTELAEKSIEVLLDDRAERPGVKFADAELMGLPWRITIGERAIDGDGLFELTERATGETKKLDYQQLLGFCLERG, from the coding sequence ATGAGTCAACTATTTACCAAGACAGCCAAGACCGCACCAGCGGACGAAGTCTCGAAAAATGCCCAGCTCCTCATCCGGGCGGGATTTGTGTATAAGGTGATGGCGGGTGTGTATGCGTACACGCCACTAGGGCTGCGTGTGCTGGAAAACCTCAAACAAATTGTCCGCGAGGAAATGAATGCGATTGGTGGCCAAGAGCTGATCATGACGAATTTGCAGCGCCGCGAGACTTGGGAGGCGACTGGTCGCTGGAGTGATGAGGTGGTCGATGTGTGGTTTAAAACTCGCTTGCAAGACGATACTGAGCTGGGGTTGGCATGGAGTCATGAAGAAGCGATCATGGAAATGATGCAGCAATATGTCAAAAGCTATAAGGATCTACCGGTCAGCGTGTATCAGTTTCAGACCAAGCTGCGCAATGAACTCCGATCAAAGAGCGGTATTATGCGTGGCCGCGAATTTGTCATGAAGGATATGTACAGTCTGCACGCCACACAGGAGGACATGGATCAGTATTATGAGCGGGTTATCGAGGCGTATAAGCGCTGTTATGCACGGTTTGGTATTGGTGACAGTACATTTGTGACGTTTGCTGGTGGCGGGGCGTTCACTAAGTTTAGTCACGAGTTTCAGACGATATGTGAAGCGGGTGAGGATACACTGTACGTCAATGCTGACCAGACGGTAGCTGTTAACGAAGAAGTGTTGGATGATGCTACCAAGGAGCTGGGAGTCAGTAGAGAGGATCTACGCCCGGTTGTCAGCGCCGAGGTCGGTAATATCTTTAAATTTGGTACCGAAAAAGCTGAGCAGATGGGTATCATGTACACCGGTGAAGATGGCAAGCAGTATCCGATTTACCTTGCAAGCTACGGCATTGGTATCACGCGGGTGATGGGCGTGATTGCCGAAAAAATGTCGGATGATAAGGGGCTGGTCTGGCCGGAAAATGTTGCTCCGTTCAAGGTTCATGTGGTGGCGATTGGTGACAAGGGTCAGGAGCTAGCGAGTACATTATATACCGAGTTGGCAGAAAAGAGCATAGAGGTGCTACTGGACGATCGGGCTGAGCGGCCGGGCGTCAAGTTTGCCGATGCGGAGCTGATGGGACTGCCGTGGCGGATTACGATTGGTGAGCGGGCAATTGACGGCGATGGATTGTTCGAGTTAACTGAGCGGGCGACTGGCGAGACAAAGAAGTTGGATTATCAGCAGCTGCTCGGGTTTTGTTTGGAGCGCGGGTGA
- the greA gene encoding transcription elongation factor GreA, with protein MNKVYQITESGQRELERELEELKSRRGEIADKIAAARDFGDLSENAEYDAAREAQGLLETRITEIETILQNASIIQAGSSSTVTLGSTVELEANGKTVVYTVVGPVEADPLEGKVSNESPIGQALMGKAVGDTVTISTPKGELAYTVVALR; from the coding sequence ATGAATAAGGTATATCAGATTACCGAGAGTGGCCAGCGTGAGCTAGAACGAGAGCTGGAGGAGCTGAAAAGTCGGCGCGGCGAGATCGCTGATAAAATCGCGGCGGCGCGGGATTTTGGTGATTTGAGCGAGAATGCAGAGTACGATGCGGCGCGTGAGGCCCAAGGGCTGCTAGAAACGCGTATCACTGAGATTGAAACAATTTTGCAGAATGCGAGTATCATTCAGGCTGGCAGCAGCTCAACAGTGACACTGGGTAGTACGGTGGAACTGGAGGCCAATGGCAAGACAGTGGTTTATACCGTCGTTGGGCCGGTCGAGGCGGATCCGCTAGAAGGGAAGGTCTCGAATGAGTCGCCGATCGGCCAGGCGCTGATGGGCAAGGCGGTTGGTGATACGGTAACGATCAGCACGCCAAAAGGCGAGTTGGCATATACGGTCGTGGCACTGCGGTAG
- a CDS encoding DUF2207 domain-containing protein translates to MKRFFFGMVAVMVLLVGFGSTAQATNNFTISNYTVDMELGRDSEQRSTLRTKLTITADFPPRQNHGIAPVFVKKYNGHPTHFTLESVTDERGAPLEYRWHNDELRIGNKDTYVKGKKTYVITYTQRDVTKLYHDTGKQEFYWDAIGTNWQVPIQSASVTLKLSPELVAAKRTNLQCYQGRFGSNQRCEVREQGDTLTATARALPNQAGVTIAVGFAPGTFVAYQMSFMEQLIDWWAKLQLVLLAVALILVGVIIVAYYRSIGRRKELEPIPPEYLPPRGTSVTTSAKLVQPFHMVKGSVMAAQMIDLAVRHYIQVIEVKPRTTWRTAEYEVKVIQAPGKLLAEEQEMLRNIFGSSPKVGKRLNLKTLRNNAPYAARVRYSAKQMKGRLIDDYGLQAREPQHTRRFRRYAIIISIFAVLLLSPVLLVLAGTVFYLSFGKVLTDKGLALRRYLAGLKRYIGVAEVERLQMLQSPEGAEKVKVDAADEKQLVKLYERVLPYAVLFGQEKEWSAQLGKYYEQVGEQPDWYSGQGAFNAAAFSAGMSSLSSTAVSVSSFESSTGGSTGGGFAGGGGGGGGGGGW, encoded by the coding sequence ATGAAGCGGTTTTTCTTTGGGATGGTCGCGGTGATGGTGCTGTTGGTCGGGTTCGGGTCAACGGCACAGGCGACAAATAATTTTACGATTAGTAATTATACTGTCGACATGGAACTGGGGCGCGATAGTGAACAGCGTTCGACACTGCGTACCAAATTGACCATTACTGCGGATTTTCCGCCACGACAGAACCATGGCATTGCACCAGTGTTTGTCAAGAAGTATAATGGGCATCCGACTCACTTTACGCTGGAGTCAGTGACGGATGAGCGGGGTGCGCCGCTGGAGTATAGGTGGCATAATGATGAGCTGAGAATTGGCAACAAAGACACCTACGTCAAGGGCAAAAAGACCTATGTCATTACCTATACACAACGGGACGTGACGAAATTATATCACGATACGGGTAAACAGGAGTTTTATTGGGATGCGATCGGCACTAACTGGCAGGTGCCAATTCAGTCAGCATCGGTGACGCTCAAGCTAAGTCCCGAGCTGGTGGCTGCTAAACGAACGAACCTCCAGTGTTATCAGGGTCGGTTTGGTAGTAATCAGCGCTGCGAGGTACGTGAACAGGGCGATACGTTGACGGCGACGGCCCGCGCACTGCCAAATCAGGCGGGCGTGACGATCGCGGTCGGATTTGCACCGGGGACATTTGTGGCATATCAGATGTCATTCATGGAACAGCTGATTGATTGGTGGGCGAAATTACAATTGGTGTTGCTGGCGGTGGCGCTGATATTGGTGGGGGTGATCATCGTGGCTTATTATCGGTCGATTGGTCGCCGTAAAGAACTGGAGCCAATTCCGCCGGAGTATTTGCCACCGCGAGGTACGAGCGTGACGACGTCAGCCAAGCTGGTGCAGCCGTTTCATATGGTCAAGGGGTCGGTGATGGCGGCACAAATGATAGACCTGGCGGTGCGCCACTACATTCAGGTTATCGAGGTGAAGCCGCGTACGACATGGCGAACAGCTGAGTACGAAGTGAAAGTGATACAAGCTCCGGGTAAACTCCTGGCCGAGGAGCAAGAAATGCTGAGGAATATATTTGGCTCCTCGCCGAAAGTTGGTAAGCGGTTAAATCTAAAAACGCTGCGTAACAATGCGCCATACGCAGCGCGAGTACGCTACAGCGCAAAGCAAATGAAAGGGCGGCTCATTGACGACTATGGTTTGCAAGCGCGCGAGCCGCAGCATACCCGACGATTTCGACGGTACGCGATAATTATCAGTATTTTTGCGGTGCTGTTGTTGTCGCCGGTGCTCTTGGTGCTGGCGGGGACGGTGTTTTATCTGTCGTTTGGTAAGGTGCTGACCGACAAGGGTCTGGCGCTCAGGCGGTATCTGGCGGGCCTGAAAAGGTATATTGGCGTGGCTGAGGTCGAGCGTTTGCAGATGCTGCAGAGTCCAGAGGGCGCGGAAAAAGTAAAGGTTGACGCGGCTGATGAGAAACAGCTGGTGAAATTGTACGAGCGGGTACTGCCGTACGCGGTGTTGTTTGGGCAGGAAAAAGAGTGGAGTGCGCAGCTGGGTAAGTACTATGAGCAGGTCGGCGAGCAACCGGATTGGTACAGCGGCCAAGGCGCGTTTAATGCGGCGGCATTTTCGGCAGGAATGAGTAGTTTGTCGAGTACGGCCGTAAGCGTCAGTTCCTTTGAATCCTCGACGGGTGGCTCAACTGGTGGCGGCTTTGCTGGAGGCGGTGGAGGCGGCGGTGGAGGCGGCGGCTGGTAA
- a CDS encoding CNNM domain-containing protein encodes MPDVVLLVLAAVLLVLSGSFSGLNIGLMMARPDDLRRKARQGDAIAARVYRYRKDGYYLIFCILLGNVGVNTAMSILLGNMTNGVIGGLIATLLITMFGEILPQAIFTQRGYRFVRHFFWLLDVIYVVFWPLARPMSKLLNRWLGKETPQLYSHQELEQIIHEHAARSDSPVDYDESRIAAGALQFSKKTAGDLVTPMDEVFTVDLDDELDATLLAQIKHAGHSRIPVRADGRLVGILYVKDVVGRELPLPISQLYRDKIHDIDARSRLDTVLSRFIQTRNHLFVVMDDETELGIITLEDVIEEILDQEIEDEYDEK; translated from the coding sequence ATGCCTGATGTTGTATTGCTAGTATTGGCGGCGGTGCTGTTAGTGCTGTCGGGATCGTTTTCAGGTCTTAATATTGGATTAATGATGGCGCGACCCGATGATTTGCGGCGCAAGGCCAGGCAGGGTGATGCGATTGCTGCACGGGTCTATCGCTACCGCAAAGATGGCTATTATCTGATATTTTGCATCTTGCTGGGTAATGTTGGGGTGAATACGGCGATGTCAATTTTGCTGGGCAATATGACGAACGGCGTGATTGGCGGGTTGATCGCCACGCTGCTGATCACTATGTTTGGCGAGATTTTGCCGCAAGCGATTTTTACGCAGCGCGGTTATCGTTTTGTACGGCATTTCTTTTGGCTGCTGGACGTGATTTATGTGGTATTTTGGCCGTTGGCCCGGCCGATGTCCAAGCTACTCAATCGCTGGCTGGGCAAGGAAACGCCACAGCTGTATTCACATCAGGAGCTGGAGCAAATTATTCACGAGCATGCCGCGCGGTCTGACAGTCCGGTTGATTATGACGAGAGTCGGATCGCGGCGGGTGCGCTGCAGTTTAGCAAAAAGACAGCGGGCGATTTGGTAACGCCGATGGATGAGGTATTTACCGTGGATCTGGATGATGAGCTGGACGCAACGCTACTAGCGCAGATTAAACACGCTGGACATTCGCGGATCCCGGTGCGGGCTGATGGGCGGCTGGTAGGGATTTTATACGTCAAGGATGTGGTGGGGCGTGAGCTGCCGCTACCGATTAGCCAGTTGTACCGTGATAAGATCCATGACATTGACGCGCGGTCGCGGCTGGACACGGTGCTCAGCCGATTTATCCAAACCCGCAATCATTTGTTTGTGGTGATGGATGATGAAACTGAGCTAGGCATTATCACGCTGGAGGACGTGATTGAGGAGATCTTGGACCAGGAAATTGAGGATGAATACGACGAGAAATAG